The genomic DNA CAGACCGGCCAGCTTTTTGTATTCGATGACGACGGGACGTTGCTGTTCCAGCGCGACGGCTGGATTTCCCATGTTTATCCGACGGATAGCGTCCCCTCGGGGATCAATAAGAAGGAACCACGGCCGTTTCCCTATCTGGCGCGCTATCGGGGTGAGAGTGTGATCGTGACGATCATCAATGACATCTATCCAGCCCGCGGCTATATCAAGTTCTGGAACAAGACGGGCGACTTACTGGGATGGCTGATTTTCTCCGGAACGGCGTCGCTCTTTTGGGCCGAGGATCATGACTACGATGGCGTTGAGGAGTTTGCCTTCGTCGGCTTCTGCAACCGCATGGGTTGCCAGGCCTTTTTTGAAGTCGATCCACTCGGTTTGGCCGGCGTCTCACCGCCCTACTGGAACCGGGACATCGACCTGCGGTTCGTCCCGCGCGTGGAAAGCCAGCACTGGGTATTCCTGCTTCCGTCACGTGTCATGGAATTTTCAGGAGTGAGAGATTACCAGACCGGTGGCTCCGCTTCACATCAGGACAGCTGTCGTTTCAACTTTCAGACTCAGGAGGGACGACCAATGGATGGGCTCCAAGTCGACTACCAGATTGATTGCGACTTCCGCGTCCGGCAAGTACTCTTCAGCGATTCCTACGCCAAGAAATTCCGCCAATTGGTTGCCAGTGGGGACTTGCCGCCGGTCAGCCGCACCGAATGGGCCGATACGGTCCGCAATCTCGTCACCTATTATCGGGACGGACGGCTGGTGACCGAGGGGGAATTGCGCGCCGCTGAAGAAATATCCGCACAATAGTCCGTTTTTGTTTCCACACAATCGCCGTGTCGGAGCTATTCAGAATCTGTAAGGAGGCAGGAGACTTGGCGCGTGTCCAGGGAGGGATGGGCGCCCCGAGGTACGACTCCAGAAGTTCGAAAAGGCGGGGTATCCTTAGTGCTTCCGCGAGGGAGACCGAAGGAAACCAACACGCCGGCAGCGAGGACTTGCTGCCGGCAGTGTGTTCATGCCCCATGCCACTTAACTGACAACCAGCCGGAAGCCTTTGCCGTGAATGCCCATGATCGCGATCCGGTCGTCCTCCTTGAGATACTTCCGCAGTTTGGAGATAAAGACATCCATTGATCGGCCCGAAAAATAACTTTCGTCTCCCCAGACGGCGCGCAAGGCAACTTCACGTTCCAGCGTCTGATTCTTGTGCAAGCACAGCAGCCGCAGCAAGTCCGCCTCTTTCGGAGTTAGATGGTAGCTGGTGACTGGTGAAGCCAGGGTTTGCCGGGTGTAGTCGAAACGATAGCTGCCAATTTCGAATTCGGTCGGCAATTCCGGCTCGGGGACTGGTTTGCTGCGGCGCAACACGGCGTCGATGCGGAGCATCAACTCTTCCATGCTGAACGGCTTGGTGAGATAGTCGTCACAGCCGATTCTGAAGCCCTCGATCTTGTCTTCCTTGAGCGACTTGGCCGTCAGAAAAATCAACGGGGTCTGCTCGTCACGTCTGCGAACTTCCCGTGCAAAGCTGAAGCCATCGAGTTTGGGCATCATGACATCGACCAGGCAGAGGTCAAATCGGCGCGGCGTGAATTCCGCCAGTCCTTCCTGGCCATTCTTGCACAGGATGACCTCGAAGCCATTCATCTGCAGCTGCTCTTGCAGGATTAGACCCAAATTGGCGTCATCTTCGAGCAGCAGGACCTTACGGCGCATCGTCAGCCCCGCTTGCCAATTGTGCCAGGGGTAACGTAATCGTGACGGTGGTGCCTGACCCCGGCGCGCTGTCCAGAGCAATCTCGCCACCGTGAATTTCGACAATCAGCTTTACGTAGCTGAGGCCGAGGCCAAAACCCTTCACGTCGTGAATGTTCCCGGTCGGCACGCGATAATATTTTTCGAAAACGTGCTTGCGGTCCGCCTCGCTGATACCGATGCCGCGATCACTCACGGTGATTACCAGTTTGTCATCCCGATTTTGTGTGGCCACTTTGATCTCCGGCCGCTCGGGCGAATACTTGCCGGCATTGTCGAGCAGGTTGTTCAACACGTTAACCAGGTGGAGCGCATCGCCCGCCACGGTCGCCCGATCCGCCCGCAGTGCTGTGGCGATGCTCCCCTCGCGGTTTTCCACCTGCAAACTGATACTCTCAACCGCCTTGCTGATCAGCGCGTGCATGTCGACGGGGCTGCGCTTGAGCTCATAGTCCCCTTCCTCGAGCACCGCCATCTGCAGAATCTTCTCAACCTGCGTCCGCATGCGGAGGTTCTCGTGCATGATCATGCGGCCATAACGGGTGACCTTGTCGGGTTCAGCGATGACGTCCGGCCGCATCATGGCCTCGGCCGCCAGCGACACTGTCGAAATCGGCGTCTTGAATTCGTGCGTCATATTGTTGATGAAGTCGACGATACGCACGGCCAGTCGTTTCTGCGCCAGAATGATGCGCAGGGCGTAGGCAAAGATCAAGATGACGATCAGCGTGAACAAGATACTCAAGCTTAGCAGTGAGGCCATCTGGCGCCAGAGATACGTGGTTTGTTCCGGGAAATACACCACCAACTCGCTGCGCGCCGCCAGCAGATCGTGCGGAAACAGCCGGGTGCGAAAGACGGAACTCGGTAAGTCGCGCGAGTAGTTTGCCGGACGGGCAATACGCAGTGAATCGCTCAACCCGGAAGTTACGCCGAATTCATGGTCGAGATCGATGCCGGCCTCAGCCAGCGAGCGCTCGAGCAAAGCGCCCAGTTTATCACCATCCACGCGCGCTTCGATCGGCTCCAGTTCGGCGATCACGAGGTTACTGACAATGCGTCTAACGAAATCGCCTTTGGGACTCTGCGTGATCGCCGGCGAGAGCATCTGCACCGCCAAGCCGGCACCCCCTTGAAAGACCTGCGCCGTCGAGTCACTGCGGAAGACCCACATAAACTGGCCACGATCCAGATCCTGCCCCTGCAGGTCCACCTGGTAACTCCCCGGTGTGCGGAAAGTGTCCACCACCACCCGATTGCTTCCGTCGACGCGGTCATAGGCCTGGATGGTCACATGCTGCGGCGCAGTAACCTGATAGGTGAGCACGCCGTTCTTGACCGAGAGCGGCGAACCCGGCGGCAGTTCTTCAAAGGAGCCCGGGGCAGTGTCGCGTCCAAGAAGCATCGTCTCGATCCGCAGACTGTCGGACTGCGAGTGCGCCTCGTGTGAAACGAACAACTGGAATTGGCCGGCGGGGGATGTCTTTCCGGCAGCGCCCAACGCCCAGTCGGTGGTTTCGCCTGCTTCGAGCCGCTGCGCGACGGCACTTAGTGCGGCATAGACATTTTGGCGGAAGGCCTGATCCTTCTGCTCCATCGCCAGCCCCAGAAGGTAGACCTGCACCGAGATTAGTCCGATCAGTGAGATTGCCATCAGCAAGACGATCAATACAACGCGACGCCGCGAAAGATTCATGGTTTCGAATATACGGATTCAACTCCGTCGTACCAGCGCTCTTAACAGTTCTTAACAGTTGCTAACACTGATTAACTTCGCCGCCGGCAACCCGGCTGCTACCTTCCCGTACGAAAACCAACGACCACAGATTTCACAGAGAGGAGATAATGCTCATGAAGAGAATCACGTTGGAGATCGTCATAGCGCTGCTGCTCAGCCTCCTGCTGGGAATGATCCTGGACCGGACCGACGCTGCCGACG from Candidatus Zixiibacteriota bacterium includes the following:
- a CDS encoding response regulator transcription factor, which encodes MRRKVLLLEDDANLGLILQEQLQMNGFEVILCKNGQEGLAEFTPRRFDLCLVDVMMPKLDGFSFAREVRRRDEQTPLIFLTAKSLKEDKIEGFRIGCDDYLTKPFSMEELMLRIDAVLRRSKPVPEPELPTEFEIGSYRFDYTRQTLASPVTSYHLTPKEADLLRLLCLHKNQTLEREVALRAVWGDESYFSGRSMDVFISKLRKYLKEDDRIAIMGIHGKGFRLVVS
- a CDS encoding HAMP domain-containing histidine kinase → MAISLIGLISVQVYLLGLAMEQKDQAFRQNVYAALSAVAQRLEAGETTDWALGAAGKTSPAGQFQLFVSHEAHSQSDSLRIETMLLGRDTAPGSFEELPPGSPLSVKNGVLTYQVTAPQHVTIQAYDRVDGSNRVVVDTFRTPGSYQVDLQGQDLDRGQFMWVFRSDSTAQVFQGGAGLAVQMLSPAITQSPKGDFVRRIVSNLVIAELEPIEARVDGDKLGALLERSLAEAGIDLDHEFGVTSGLSDSLRIARPANYSRDLPSSVFRTRLFPHDLLAARSELVVYFPEQTTYLWRQMASLLSLSILFTLIVILIFAYALRIILAQKRLAVRIVDFINNMTHEFKTPISTVSLAAEAMMRPDVIAEPDKVTRYGRMIMHENLRMRTQVEKILQMAVLEEGDYELKRSPVDMHALISKAVESISLQVENREGSIATALRADRATVAGDALHLVNVLNNLLDNAGKYSPERPEIKVATQNRDDKLVITVSDRGIGISEADRKHVFEKYYRVPTGNIHDVKGFGLGLSYVKLIVEIHGGEIALDSAPGSGTTVTITLPLAQLASGADDAP